Below is a window of Undibacterium sp. YM2 DNA.
AAGCCGCGCATCTCTGGCGGCTCGGTGTCTGGCCTCTCTACGCTGTTATCCGGTAATTACATCAGCGTCGATGTCGGCACATCATCAGAGACCACCAATGAATTCACTGGTCTTGAAGAACCGCCGCTGGTCAACCGTGATTCACCAGGCCGTGAATTTGTCTTGCATGGTGCACAGACCGGCTCGGTCAATTATGGCTCACCTATCTTCTTCCGCCACATCAATGCCGGGCACGTCACCAAGTTCCAGCTTGACCGTGATGGCAAGGGCGTGACCATACGCGTCTTCATCGATGCGCCTTATGATCAATACGTGACTGAAGACACCCGCTTCTGGCATGCCAGCGGCGTGGATATGCAGCTTGATGCCAATGGCTTGCGCGTGACGACCGAATCACTGACCTCACTGATAGAAGGTGGCCTCGCCTTCCAGGAACATGATGATGCCCTGCCCGGTGGCAAACCCGCGTTTGAAGGCAGCGTCTTCCCCTTGTTTGAAGACCGCGAACATGCCATGCGCGCGCCGGATACCAAGGTGCGCAGCTTCCTCATGTATTTCCCTGAAAGCCTGCGTGGTTTGTCCAAAGGTGCGCCTGTCGATTTGCGCGGCATCGTCATCGGCGAAGTCAAATCCCTGAATGTGGAATTTGCCGAGAATGGCCGTCTGCCGCGCTTCCCGGTTGAAATCAGCCTCTACCCAGACCGCCTGAAGGCCAGGGTCAGGACAGGCACCCGCCTGCCGGATGATGATACCGAAGCCAAAGAAAGATCGCTGCTCGACCACCTCATCACCCGCGGCCTGCGCGGCCAGCTACGCAGTGGCAACCTGCTGACCGGCCAATTGTATATCGCCCTCGATTTCTTCCCGGATGCACCGCAGGCAAAAATGGACTGGCGCACCGACTACCCCGTGCTGCCCACCGTCGGTGGTGGCCTGGCCGAAATCCAGGAAACCGTAGGCCGCATCGCCAAAAAAATCGACAAGCTGCCTTTCGATAAAATCTCTGGCGAGCTCGTGCAGGCACTCAGCAAACTCAACACCACCCTCGCCAGCACAGAAAAACTCGTGCACCGCCTTGATGTAGAAGTCACACCCGAGCTGACCTCTACCCTCAAAGAAGCACGCAGCACCCTGAACAGCGCCAACGCCCTGCTGGCAGAAGACGCACCGCTGCAACAAGACATGCGCGAATCACTGAAGCAAGTCGCCAAGTCCGCCCGCGCTGTCGCCAACCTGGCCGACATGCTGGAGCGCCATCCAGATGCCCTGGTGTTTGGCAAACAAAAGGTAAAACCATGATGCGAAGCACACACGTCCTGACGATTTCCCTGGCAGGTATTTTGCTGGCCGCCTGCGCCACGCCCCCCGTAGAACACCTTTACCGCCTCGACTACCCGCTCGCCAGCAGCAGCCAGGCAGAGGCACAATATGAACTCGTCGTCGCCACCATCAAACTGCCAGAGGCAGTCAACCGCCAGCAACTCGTCATCCAAAAATCTGCCACAGAATCCATCGTCAGCGACGAACAACGCTGGCTGGCCCCGCTAGACGAACAACTGACCAACGCCCTCACCGCCCACCTGCGCAAAAACCTGCCCGACGCCTGGCTCTCTACCGACACCAGCATCAGCACCACCAGCAGCCTGCCGCGTTACCACGTCAAAGTACAAATCAACCAACTGCTCATCAACAGCGGCGAACAACTGACACTCGAAGCCAGTTGGGCCGTACTCGACAGCAGCCGCAAACTCAAAAAACGCGAACACCAGGTATTCACCGTGCGTCTGAACGGCACCGCCTATGAAGCCGTGGCACCCGCCATGTCAGAAGCGGCGCGACAGTTGGCCGAGCAAGTTGGAGCGAGTGTGGCGGAGGCGCGCAAGTAAAGCAAATCTGTCCCCACGTAGGTACGATTAGAGCAGCGTAATCGTACGCATGCGATGCTCGATATAGCTAAAGACCTCAAAAAATCCTGTGATCGCTGTCGATCTTTCTTTGCACAACTGTGATGTATACTTGATTCGTCACCAAAAAACAGCCCTGATTTTGAAGTAACCTGCAAAATTACTGCTGTCCATGCGTACGATTACGCTGCGCTAATCGTACCTACGCGGGCTGCACCAAAAACTAAGGAATATGATCTCGAACCAACTCCTGCCATGACAAACACCAGAACTTTATCCGGCAAGGACATACACAACCTTGTCTTGATTGAACAGGCCACCATAGATAGCGAACACCTTGAAGGTGATACTCTGAGGGCGCGCCTGGATTTGATCGGCAACATCATGCAAGAGAATGTCGTGCGCTTGCAGCTGGATGAAGAGATCAACCACTTGCTCACGTTTGCCCGCTGCACCGGTTGCGAAACCTTGTCTCAGGCAGTCAAAGAAAAACATTACCCCTCGGGCTGCTGGGGAGCAGAACCCCGTCGCCATTATCAGCCAAATTTTCTGTTAAAGATTGAAGGCAAGAGCCGTCCATCCAGTATCGTCTATTCATTAGAAAAGCAAAAAATTGGCATGGCGATGATTATTTTAGCCCACATGAAGTGGGACCCGAGATATGCCAAGGGTGCAAAAAAAATGCTGCACTATATTGATGAAAATAATTTGTGGACAGTGGCTGACGGCGAATATCTCTTTGCCTAGCAAGCCCCTGTAGGTACGAATAGCGCAGCGTAATCGTACCTACAGGAGCTGCGCGGCCGTAGTAAAATCGCTTATCGCACGAATACGCCAAGCTCTCCTTTATTCAAACTGATCAACAATGAGCCACAACCAAGACCAGGTACACGCCATCTGGGCCGCATGGCTACAGCGCGACTATACTGAATTAAAAAATGCTGTCAGGCTGGCGGTGACGCAAGACCTGAGCAATATGCTGGTGCCTCCACCTGGTGAAGACTTTTATGGTTACAGTCTGTATACCTGCAATGGCTTGCTGCATATATACGCAGTCTTGAATACCATGCCAGAGCGGCAGGACCGCCTTGACCGGGAGCAGGACCAGTATGCCCATAATTGCGCCGATGAATGGCAACATTATCGTCAGGATGGATATTTTGATTCCGTCAACGAGTGCCTCACGGCCCTGCGCGAAGAATTTGAAAGCCTTAACGACGCCTTTGAAGACCTGGAATGGGATGGCCTCACCACTTTGGACGATGACGTCGATAATTATTGGGAACGCCATGTGGAGCGCATGTTTGCAGCTA
It encodes the following:
- a CDS encoding intermembrane transport protein PqiB, whose translation is MSDPTSEHPGPEAGKPANAASSDAAAGTSDAATDTAASTVETVDAVDAIVPVVKVRPKRRLPSFVWAVPVIAALIGIWLVVQSVTSQGPVITITFKSAEGLEAGKTKLRYKDVDVGHVKAIALSPDRKRVLITAQLIKSASDILATDTRFFIVKPRISGGSVSGLSTLLSGNYISVDVGTSSETTNEFTGLEEPPLVNRDSPGREFVLHGAQTGSVNYGSPIFFRHINAGHVTKFQLDRDGKGVTIRVFIDAPYDQYVTEDTRFWHASGVDMQLDANGLRVTTESLTSLIEGGLAFQEHDDALPGGKPAFEGSVFPLFEDREHAMRAPDTKVRSFLMYFPESLRGLSKGAPVDLRGIVIGEVKSLNVEFAENGRLPRFPVEISLYPDRLKARVRTGTRLPDDDTEAKERSLLDHLITRGLRGQLRSGNLLTGQLYIALDFFPDAPQAKMDWRTDYPVLPTVGGGLAEIQETVGRIAKKIDKLPFDKISGELVQALSKLNTTLASTEKLVHRLDVEVTPELTSTLKEARSTLNSANALLAEDAPLQQDMRESLKQVAKSARAVANLADMLERHPDALVFGKQKVKP
- a CDS encoding membrane integrity-associated transporter subunit PqiC, with product MMRSTHVLTISLAGILLAACATPPVEHLYRLDYPLASSSQAEAQYELVVATIKLPEAVNRQQLVIQKSATESIVSDEQRWLAPLDEQLTNALTAHLRKNLPDAWLSTDTSISTTSSLPRYHVKVQINQLLINSGEQLTLEASWAVLDSSRKLKKREHQVFTVRLNGTAYEAVAPAMSEAARQLAEQVGASVAEARK
- a CDS encoding DUF4303 domain-containing protein codes for the protein MSHNQDQVHAIWAAWLQRDYTELKNAVRLAVTQDLSNMLVPPPGEDFYGYSLYTCNGLLHIYAVLNTMPERQDRLDREQDQYAHNCADEWQHYRQDGYFDSVNECLTALREEFESLNDAFEDLEWDGLTTLDDDVDNYWERHVERMFAAILEALVELQKAGQFSDLEQAASPLLMIWFSDASVWEMEMIKESVRRLNSESVYKEFCAVFNDYGNQ